One segment of Ureibacillus thermophilus DNA contains the following:
- a CDS encoding bifunctional adenosylcobinamide kinase/adenosylcobinamide-phosphate guanylyltransferase, whose protein sequence is MGKIIFITGGVRSGKSAFAEHYATNLFEQYQKGLYYIASGVPFDEEMKKRILRHQKDREQSNMPWITMEVEDDLPAITFEKHDIILWDCITTWINNILYKTEKLKDERYLKIQQYIESFQKRIMKWKEDGSILILVSNEVLDEAASPFEEVNLYRELIGKLHQWIVAISDEAYELDYGLSVRKK, encoded by the coding sequence TTGGGCAAAATCATTTTTATTACCGGTGGAGTTCGGAGCGGAAAAAGCGCATTTGCAGAACATTATGCAACAAACCTTTTTGAACAATATCAAAAAGGTTTATATTATATTGCTTCCGGCGTTCCTTTCGATGAAGAAATGAAAAAGCGCATTCTTCGCCATCAAAAAGATCGGGAACAATCGAACATGCCGTGGATAACAATGGAAGTTGAGGATGACTTACCAGCAATCACTTTTGAAAAGCATGATATTATATTATGGGATTGTATCACCACATGGATTAATAACATCTTGTATAAAACGGAAAAATTGAAAGATGAAAGATACTTGAAAATTCAGCAATACATTGAAAGCTTTCAAAAAAGAATCATGAAATGGAAAGAGGACGGATCGATTCTCATACTCGTATCGAATGAAGTGCTCGATGAAGCAGCTTCTCCCTTTGAGGAAGTTAATTTATATCGGGAACTGATTGGAAAGCTTCATCAATGGATTGTGGCGATTTCTGATGAAGCATATGAATTGGATTATGGATTAAGTGTACGTAAAAAATAG
- the cobS gene encoding adenosylcobinamide-GDP ribazoletransferase, with product MKNLVTGFLLALQFFTSFPIRKTLPMTNKSVTAMFGAMPFVSLLMGLIIVFVLTVNNYYFEFSPLFLAILVVVLNIVMTGGLHLDGWIDLGDAYFSYRDRQRRLEILSDSRVGAFGAIALVILLLLKIGIFYDMFLKRPSNLYYYFLFVPVLCRMAMLIYFNLSVNVKESGLASFFKNQVMPKRLWIFIECYLVFIIIAAYLLKDIFLVVLLFSMFIVTLLYRKWTYVHFGGMTGDLLGALYEGMELVLWGVLLLLFI from the coding sequence GTGAAAAATTTAGTGACTGGGTTTTTATTAGCCTTGCAATTTTTTACGTCTTTCCCTATTCGAAAGACTTTACCGATGACGAATAAGAGCGTTACAGCCATGTTTGGTGCTATGCCTTTCGTCAGCTTGTTGATGGGACTAATCATTGTTTTTGTTCTAACGGTGAATAATTATTATTTTGAATTCTCCCCTTTGTTTTTGGCAATCCTTGTCGTTGTATTGAACATTGTGATGACAGGCGGTTTGCATCTCGACGGATGGATTGATTTGGGGGATGCGTATTTTTCCTATCGGGATCGACAACGACGGTTGGAAATATTGAGTGATTCCCGTGTAGGTGCTTTTGGGGCTATCGCTTTAGTCATCCTGTTGTTATTGAAAATCGGCATTTTTTATGACATGTTCCTTAAACGTCCATCGAATTTATATTACTATTTTCTTTTTGTGCCCGTACTATGCCGAATGGCGATGCTGATCTACTTTAATTTGTCGGTCAATGTGAAGGAATCGGGTTTGGCGTCTTTCTTTAAAAATCAAGTGATGCCGAAACGTTTATGGATATTTATTGAATGTTATTTAGTCTTTATCATAATCGCTGCATATTTGTTAAAAGATATCTTTTTGGTTGTTTTGCTTTTCAGCATGTTCATTGTTACTTTGTTATATCGTAAATGGACGTATGTGCATTTCGGCGGCATGACGGGCGATTTGCTCGGTGCATTATATGAAGGGATGGAACTGGTGTTATGGGGGGTTCTTCTGTTATTGTTCATTTGA
- a CDS encoding histidine phosphatase family protein, producing MGGSSVIVHLIRHEKTKANLERKYIGWTDESIVYDKVNCIVPIHTDVVYGSDLKRCLETARLYFPNAVFHPFFELRELNFGDFEMKTYEDLKDDERYRQWIDVPQKVTPPNGEAFTAFQKRVLDCFQQIVEHPGIYVFVVHGGVIRLILSKFCEEKNFQEVVVQHRNIYTLFWDDIESLKGGEVCNRLSVAPIMVNENL from the coding sequence ATGGGGGGTTCTTCTGTTATTGTTCATTTGATTCGACATGAAAAAACGAAAGCGAATTTAGAGAGAAAATATATCGGATGGACGGATGAATCCATCGTTTATGATAAGGTGAATTGTATAGTTCCGATACATACCGATGTTGTCTATGGCAGCGACTTAAAACGCTGCTTGGAAACGGCTCGACTCTATTTTCCCAATGCCGTTTTTCATCCATTTTTCGAGTTGAGAGAATTGAATTTTGGAGATTTTGAAATGAAAACCTATGAAGATTTAAAAGATGATGAACGGTATCGGCAATGGATTGATGTTCCACAAAAGGTGACTCCTCCAAATGGTGAAGCTTTTACAGCTTTTCAAAAGAGGGTGTTGGATTGCTTTCAACAAATTGTAGAGCACCCTGGGATATATGTGTTTGTTGTTCACGGTGGTGTAATCCGATTGATTCTATCTAAATTTTGCGAGGAAAAAAACTTTCAGGAAGTGGTGGTGCAGCATCGAAATATATATACACTTTTCTGGGATGATATAGAGTCATTGAAAGGGGGAGAAGTATGCAATCGATTATCGGTGGCGCCTATAATGGTAAACGAAAATTTGTAA
- a CDS encoding bifunctional adenosylcobinamide kinase/adenosylcobinamide-phosphate guanylyltransferase, giving the protein MQSIIGGAYNGKRKFVKQLLEGQRVHFFEGEIPDRPFTKEEYVVIGGFEKMIPMFGDLTEDEIVNQLMDKLRKLDEETNLICICTEIGRGIVPLSKDDRHLRDTCGRLYQQLFKRSEKVIRVWYGIPEILKENRE; this is encoded by the coding sequence ATGCAATCGATTATCGGTGGCGCCTATAATGGTAAACGAAAATTTGTAAAACAATTATTAGAGGGGCAGCGGGTGCATTTCTTTGAAGGGGAAATTCCAGACAGACCTTTTACAAAAGAGGAATATGTCGTTATTGGCGGTTTTGAAAAAATGATTCCGATGTTTGGAGATTTGACGGAAGATGAAATTGTGAATCAACTGATGGACAAGTTAAGGAAATTGGATGAAGAGACGAATTTGATTTGCATTTGCACAGAGATCGGCCGCGGCATCGTCCCCCTTTCCAAGGATGACCGCCATTTGAGGGATACTTGCGGCAGATTGTACCAGCAGCTTTTTAAGCGAAGCGAAAAAGTCATTCGAGTATGGTACGGAATTCCAGAAATATTAAAAGAAAATAGGGAGTGA
- a CDS encoding carbon starvation CstA family protein translates to MNAISLVIGAICILVIAYRFYGIFFTKKVLKINDNQPTPAHVNNDGRDFVPTNKWIAFGHHFAAIAAAGPLVGPVLAAQFGYLPGYLWLLIGAVIGGAVHDAVVLFASMMKGGKSLSEVMKEELGPVAGFCTGLAMLFIITITMAGLSMVVLGALAENPWGTFAVASTIPIAMLMGLINKFTGNIKLSTILGVILLVAAVFYGPNLQGTWLGEVLTLDKETLAMILPIYAFFAAALPVWFLLAPRDYLSSFMKIGVFIALIIGVFIINPAIQFPAIIPDFLNGGGPIVAGPVWPFVSITIACGAISGFHAFVGSGTTPKMLNRWEDIRLVGFGAMLVECVVGVMALVAATVLHPADYFAINTSPERFAQLGMTIVDLPVLSEAIGMELEGRTGGAVTLAVGMASIFSGIKWFSHLTGYFYQFVIMFEAVFILTAIDAGTRTARYLIQDFLGNVIKPLKKTDSMFGAIVASALACLMWGYLLNSGDIASVWALFGVSNQLMASIGLVCGVTFVLKIADKRIYALTCFIPLAYLYVSVNVAGIWMIKNVYWNEAAGGYNVVNGVLSVIMLILGVVIVITSIIKWKELWSSPRFSKVAVNS, encoded by the coding sequence ATGAATGCGATTTCACTTGTAATTGGTGCAATCTGTATTCTAGTGATTGCCTATCGCTTCTACGGCATTTTCTTTACAAAGAAAGTGTTGAAAATCAATGATAATCAACCGACCCCAGCACATGTAAATAACGATGGGAGAGATTTTGTTCCAACCAATAAATGGATCGCCTTTGGACATCATTTTGCAGCGATTGCAGCGGCAGGTCCGTTGGTAGGTCCGGTGTTGGCAGCGCAATTTGGCTATCTTCCAGGATATTTATGGTTATTGATTGGTGCTGTTATTGGGGGAGCAGTACATGATGCAGTCGTATTATTTGCATCGATGATGAAAGGCGGAAAATCCCTTTCTGAAGTAATGAAAGAAGAATTAGGACCAGTTGCTGGTTTTTGTACAGGACTAGCCATGCTTTTCATCATTACGATTACAATGGCTGGACTTTCCATGGTGGTTTTAGGAGCATTGGCAGAGAATCCTTGGGGAACATTCGCGGTTGCTTCTACTATTCCAATCGCCATGCTGATGGGCTTAATCAATAAGTTTACTGGAAATATCAAATTATCCACTATCCTTGGTGTAATTTTGTTAGTTGCAGCCGTATTTTACGGACCAAATCTGCAAGGTACTTGGTTAGGGGAAGTATTGACATTAGATAAAGAAACTTTAGCGATGATCTTGCCGATTTACGCATTCTTTGCAGCAGCGTTACCGGTATGGTTTTTGCTTGCACCGCGTGACTACTTGTCCAGTTTCATGAAAATTGGAGTATTTATTGCGTTAATCATTGGTGTATTTATTATCAATCCAGCGATTCAATTCCCTGCTATTATTCCGGATTTTCTAAACGGCGGAGGTCCAATTGTCGCAGGTCCTGTGTGGCCGTTCGTATCCATAACGATTGCATGCGGTGCGATTTCAGGTTTCCACGCATTCGTAGGATCTGGTACGACTCCGAAAATGTTAAACCGATGGGAAGATATCCGACTTGTTGGATTCGGTGCCATGTTGGTGGAATGTGTTGTTGGGGTAATGGCTTTGGTCGCTGCAACTGTATTACATCCAGCCGACTATTTTGCAATCAATACTTCACCTGAAAGATTTGCTCAATTAGGTATGACTATCGTTGATTTGCCAGTGCTCTCAGAAGCGATTGGCATGGAACTTGAAGGACGTACTGGCGGTGCTGTGACATTGGCGGTAGGTATGGCATCCATTTTCTCAGGAATCAAATGGTTCAGCCATTTGACGGGCTATTTCTATCAATTCGTGATCATGTTTGAAGCTGTATTCATTCTAACTGCAATTGATGCAGGTACTCGTACAGCACGTTATTTAATCCAAGATTTCTTAGGAAATGTAATTAAACCGTTGAAGAAAACGGATTCGATGTTCGGTGCAATCGTAGCAAGCGCCTTGGCCTGCTTAATGTGGGGATATTTATTGAATTCCGGCGACATCGCATCCGTATGGGCACTGTTTGGTGTTTCCAACCAATTGATGGCCTCTATCGGTTTAGTATGCGGCGTTACATTTGTCTTGAAAATTGCCGACAAACGCATTTATGCTTTAACTTGCTTCATTCCACTCGCCTACTTATATGTATCAGTAAACGTGGCAGGCATCTGGATGATTAAAAACGTTTATTGGAACGAAGCGGCTGGAGGATATAATGTAGTCAATGGGGTTCTATCCGTAATTATGTTAATACTTGGCGTGGTCATTGTAATCACATCGATTATAAAGTGGAAAGAGCTTTGGTCAAGCCCACGCTTCAGCAAAGTGGCTGTAAATTCTTAA
- a CDS encoding P1 family peptidase: MKVRELGIKIGKLPVGRKNCITDVEGVRVGHVTLDFSIDDKGEYACTGVTAILPHGGNLFKEKVTAASYVINGFGKTTGLVQVNELGVIESPIMLTNTFGVPNVTQGTLEYMLEENPEIGISTGTINIVVGECNDSYLNSIRKCPVKPEHAIEAIRNASQDTAEEGAVGAGKGMICFGYKGGIGSSSRIVENGGLTYTVGCLVLSNFGESHEFRSEQYKVEKSQENATVKPTDGSIIMVLATDAPLSSHQLLRVIKRCGIGLARTGSHYSHGSGDIVIGFTTAHKIPHFTDNMVESRNQLREDHEVMNLLFTAAIEATEEAILNSLSQAVTTTGRNGHVVHAFKW, encoded by the coding sequence ATGAAGGTAAGGGAATTAGGTATTAAGATTGGCAAATTGCCGGTTGGAAGAAAAAACTGCATTACAGATGTGGAGGGGGTAAGAGTAGGTCATGTAACCCTGGATTTTTCCATTGATGATAAAGGTGAATATGCATGCACAGGCGTAACGGCCATATTGCCCCATGGCGGAAATTTATTTAAAGAAAAAGTAACGGCAGCAAGCTATGTGATTAATGGTTTTGGAAAAACGACTGGCCTTGTTCAAGTAAATGAATTAGGCGTTATCGAATCCCCGATTATGTTGACAAATACCTTTGGCGTTCCTAATGTGACTCAAGGCACTTTGGAGTATATGCTGGAAGAAAATCCGGAAATTGGAATTTCCACGGGAACCATTAATATCGTTGTCGGCGAATGCAATGACAGCTATTTAAATTCGATTCGCAAATGTCCAGTAAAGCCTGAACATGCCATTGAAGCCATTCGAAACGCGTCGCAGGATACAGCGGAAGAAGGGGCGGTTGGGGCTGGAAAAGGAATGATTTGTTTTGGATATAAGGGAGGGATTGGCTCTTCTTCTCGAATCGTTGAAAACGGGGGGCTTACATACACAGTTGGTTGTTTAGTATTAAGCAATTTTGGGGAAAGCCATGAATTTCGAAGCGAGCAATACAAAGTGGAGAAATCACAAGAAAATGCCACTGTGAAACCTACAGACGGTTCCATCATCATGGTGCTTGCCACAGATGCGCCATTATCTAGCCACCAGTTGCTTCGCGTTATAAAACGGTGTGGAATTGGACTGGCGAGAACCGGAAGCCATTATTCCCACGGCAGCGGAGATATTGTTATTGGATTTACAACAGCCCACAAAATTCCTCATTTCACTGATAATATGGTGGAATCCAGAAATCAGCTCAGAGAAGATCATGAAGTAATGAATTTATTATTTACTGCTGCTATAGAAGCAACAGAAGAAGCTATTTTAAATTCTTTATCCCAGGCAGTGACAACAACTGGAAGAAACGGGCATGTTGTTCATGCGTTTAAATGGTAA
- a CDS encoding M15 family metallopeptidase, translating into MSQIIECKEPLIKVQQEPNRLFIKPIYFQQNIPSSINSIYLREEVYLRLKKALDLLACQYSFILYDGFRPYQVQKALFDLFYATIQKQNKELSDEEILQETLKYVALPSMDPFKTSPHITGGAIDLTLGDENGNELDLGTQFDEISEKSATRYFENHPEENAEALRNRRILYNCLTKVGFNNYSEEWWHYDFGNISWARRAKEKIVRYGPIIAEINNHDVKEYRYL; encoded by the coding sequence ATGTCGCAGATTATTGAATGCAAGGAACCGCTCATCAAAGTGCAACAAGAACCCAACAGATTATTTATTAAACCCATATATTTCCAACAAAATATACCATCTAGTATAAATTCCATTTATTTGCGCGAGGAGGTATATCTTCGTTTAAAAAAAGCTTTAGACCTTTTGGCGTGCCAATATAGTTTTATCCTCTATGATGGATTTCGCCCATATCAAGTACAAAAAGCTTTATTTGATTTGTTTTATGCGACAATCCAAAAGCAAAACAAAGAGCTTTCGGATGAAGAAATATTGCAAGAAACTTTAAAATATGTCGCCTTGCCGAGCATGGATCCATTCAAAACTTCTCCGCATATCACAGGGGGGGCCATTGATCTTACATTGGGTGACGAGAATGGAAATGAGCTCGACTTAGGAACACAATTTGATGAAATAAGCGAGAAATCCGCAACGAGATATTTTGAAAACCACCCTGAAGAAAATGCTGAAGCACTCCGAAATAGAAGAATTTTATACAACTGTTTGACAAAAGTTGGATTTAATAATTATTCGGAAGAATGGTGGCATTATGATTTTGGAAATATCTCCTGGGCAAGACGGGCAAAGGAAAAAATCGTGCGGTATGGTCCGATAATAGCAGAAATAAACAACCACGATGTAAAGGAGTATAGGTATTTATGA
- a CDS encoding M55 family metallopeptidase: MKVFISADLEGVAGSTTWIETEKNALDYVPFQKQMTKEVEAAIEGAIAGGATEIVLKDAHDSARNIDISNLPENVKIIRGWTGDPMCMVAGLDESFDRAIFIGYHSKGGSHRNPLAHTLVVSADVKINGEYASEFLINTYAAALHGVPVAFVSGDVGLTEEVKSLNENIVTLPIKEGIGGATVSISPKLALKETKRLVEEAMKVDRKSLQIMLPKHFVVEIIYRDHTRAYRNSFYPGAQYKPHNTVIFETDNYFDVLRALQFLT, encoded by the coding sequence ATGAAAGTATTTATTAGTGCAGATTTAGAAGGGGTTGCGGGTTCAACCACTTGGATTGAGACGGAAAAAAATGCGCTGGATTATGTACCTTTTCAAAAGCAGATGACAAAAGAAGTGGAAGCTGCAATTGAAGGAGCCATCGCTGGCGGCGCAACGGAAATCGTTTTAAAAGATGCCCATGACTCTGCAAGAAATATTGATATTTCAAACTTGCCGGAAAATGTGAAAATTATCCGCGGCTGGACTGGCGATCCAATGTGTATGGTTGCCGGTTTAGATGAAAGTTTTGACCGCGCTATTTTTATCGGCTACCACAGTAAAGGCGGAAGCCATCGTAATCCATTGGCGCATACGTTAGTGGTCAGTGCCGATGTAAAAATCAATGGAGAATATGCAAGTGAATTTTTAATTAATACTTATGCAGCTGCACTGCATGGAGTTCCGGTCGCCTTTGTCAGCGGGGATGTTGGACTGACTGAGGAAGTGAAATCTTTAAACGAAAATATTGTAACTCTACCAATCAAAGAAGGCATTGGCGGTGCAACCGTCAGCATCAGCCCGAAACTAGCGTTGAAAGAGACTAAAAGATTAGTAGAGGAAGCGATGAAAGTGGATCGGAAATCTCTCCAAATAATGCTTCCAAAGCATTTCGTTGTGGAGATTATTTACAGAGATCATACGCGTGCTTATCGAAACTCCTTTTATCCTGGGGCTCAATATAAACCACATAATACCGTGATATTTGAAACAGACAATTATTTCGATGTGTTACGTGCATTGCAATTTTTAACATAA
- a CDS encoding mandelate racemase/muconate lactonizing enzyme family protein, giving the protein MKITDIQCFDVEVPLITPFKTALRTVDKIKNIGVYIYTDEGQVGIGEAAPTAVITGETRESIIGAIQLYIKPAIIGMEIEEIALIMERIDQCLHKNTGAKAAVDMAIYDLFAKRYNAPLYKVLGGYRKELVTDITISVNDVQTMVDDSLKAVDRGYEILKVKVGKNQEKDVDRVIAIRKAVGPKVKIRVDANQGWSPKEAVRIIRKLEDADVNIELVEQPVHYANLEGLQYVTAHTETNILADESVFSPKDALKLIEMRACDCINIKLMKTGGIYQAQKIVHIAEAYGIECMIGCMLETKISVSAAAHFAASQKNTTMVDLDGPSLCLKDPVTGGPTFENQWIRMSDAPGIGFSI; this is encoded by the coding sequence ATGAAAATTACAGACATCCAATGTTTTGATGTGGAAGTCCCTCTCATTACACCATTTAAAACGGCATTAAGAACAGTAGATAAAATCAAAAATATTGGGGTTTATATCTATACAGATGAAGGGCAGGTCGGCATAGGAGAAGCGGCTCCTACTGCTGTCATTACAGGTGAAACCCGCGAATCCATTATCGGGGCAATTCAACTATATATAAAACCTGCAATTATAGGCATGGAAATTGAAGAAATTGCTCTAATTATGGAGCGCATCGACCAATGCCTCCATAAAAATACAGGCGCAAAAGCAGCGGTGGATATGGCCATTTATGATTTATTTGCCAAGCGCTATAACGCGCCTTTATATAAAGTGTTGGGCGGCTACCGCAAAGAGCTTGTAACGGACATCACAATCAGCGTCAATGATGTCCAGACGATGGTGGATGACAGTTTAAAAGCAGTGGATCGGGGATATGAAATTTTGAAAGTTAAAGTAGGAAAAAATCAGGAAAAAGATGTTGACCGGGTCATTGCCATAAGAAAAGCTGTAGGACCAAAAGTAAAAATCCGTGTAGATGCAAACCAAGGATGGTCTCCTAAAGAAGCTGTCAGAATTATTCGTAAATTAGAAGATGCCGATGTCAACATAGAGTTAGTAGAACAGCCTGTTCACTATGCTAATTTGGAAGGCTTGCAATATGTCACAGCCCATACCGAAACCAACATATTAGCCGATGAAAGTGTGTTTTCTCCAAAAGATGCATTGAAACTTATCGAGATGCGCGCCTGCGACTGCATCAATATTAAATTGATGAAAACAGGCGGGATTTACCAAGCCCAGAAAATTGTTCACATTGCTGAAGCATATGGCATAGAGTGCATGATCGGCTGCATGTTGGAAACAAAAATCAGCGTAAGTGCTGCAGCGCATTTTGCTGCATCACAAAAGAACACTACAATGGTGGATTTAGATGGGCCAAGCCTTTGTTTGAAAGATCCTGTAACAGGTGGTCCAACATTCGAAAACCAATGGATAAGAATGTCTGATGCCCCTGGAATAGGATTTTCAATATAA
- a CDS encoding peptide ABC transporter substrate-binding protein: MKKSLKMYLLFLLACISLILAACSEDEEETKEKESVYRIVYSGEIKTLNYLKTSETNEFAVAANLVDGLIEYDKYGVPQPGLAESWESNEDASVWTFNLRKGVKWVDYEGNEVAEVTAHDFVDGLKYVLDAKNESSTAWIATVVKNGSAFYDGEITDFSQVGVKALDDYTLEYTLEGPTPYFLSMLNYVCFFPVYGEFLEEKGDAFGTSKENFLYNGAYLLTDFEPQNKRVLTKNPTYWDKDNVFIDKIEYKYNKEAANVAPELFLRGEVDEAAIPTAILDDWFNDPKKKDLIRQSTTSFYSYFYAFNFDPQFDAEYEPENWKVAVNNKNFRKSLFHALDRVSAMLTEEPYEPESLLNNTITPKNFVDVDGVDYTQLEPLAKFTNNDSFDKDLALEYKEKAMAELQGKATFPVKVLMPYNSGMPDWANRAQVIEQQMENLLGKDYIDIIVYAGPSTGFLGEIRRPGKFAFMEVNWGPDYADPSTYTDPFTTGGTYNKPELAEGYTDTNGQPIYDNMVNKAKAAIDPKERYPLFAEAEAFLIEEAFVVPYKVGGSGYIASRLNPFDAQYSQFGVSNEKFKGRKLLDKPMNNEQFKEAKAQWEKERAQALAEAK, from the coding sequence ATGAAGAAAAGCTTGAAAATGTACTTACTCTTTTTGCTGGCTTGCATTTCTCTTATTCTAGCAGCATGCAGCGAAGATGAGGAAGAAACAAAAGAAAAAGAATCTGTATACCGCATCGTGTACTCAGGTGAAATTAAAACGCTGAACTATTTAAAAACATCTGAGACAAATGAGTTTGCTGTTGCTGCAAACTTGGTGGATGGCTTAATCGAGTATGACAAATACGGGGTTCCTCAACCAGGTTTAGCTGAATCTTGGGAATCAAATGAAGATGCTTCCGTATGGACATTTAATCTTCGAAAAGGCGTTAAATGGGTGGATTATGAAGGCAATGAAGTTGCTGAAGTAACTGCTCATGACTTCGTGGATGGTTTGAAATATGTGCTTGATGCGAAAAATGAATCTTCCACAGCTTGGATTGCAACAGTCGTGAAGAATGGTAGTGCCTTTTACGACGGAGAAATTACAGATTTTTCACAAGTAGGTGTAAAAGCTCTTGACGATTATACGCTCGAGTACACATTGGAAGGGCCAACTCCTTATTTCCTTTCCATGTTGAACTATGTATGTTTCTTCCCGGTTTATGGAGAGTTTTTAGAAGAAAAAGGAGATGCCTTTGGTACTTCCAAAGAAAACTTCTTGTACAACGGAGCTTATTTATTAACTGATTTTGAACCGCAAAATAAACGGGTATTGACGAAAAACCCTACTTACTGGGATAAAGACAATGTATTTATCGACAAAATCGAGTACAAGTATAACAAAGAAGCAGCGAACGTAGCGCCGGAATTATTCTTGCGCGGAGAAGTGGATGAAGCTGCTATCCCAACGGCAATTTTAGATGATTGGTTCAACGATCCTAAGAAAAAAGATTTAATTCGTCAAAGTACAACAAGCTTCTACTCTTATTTCTATGCATTCAACTTCGATCCGCAATTTGATGCAGAATATGAGCCAGAAAACTGGAAAGTGGCAGTGAATAACAAAAACTTCCGTAAATCTTTATTCCATGCCCTTGACCGCGTTTCTGCCATGTTGACAGAAGAACCTTATGAACCAGAATCATTATTAAACAATACCATCACACCTAAAAACTTTGTGGATGTAGATGGTGTCGACTATACACAATTAGAACCGTTGGCGAAATTTACAAATAATGATTCCTTTGATAAAGACCTAGCGCTTGAATATAAAGAAAAAGCGATGGCTGAGCTTCAAGGAAAAGCAACTTTTCCTGTGAAAGTCTTAATGCCTTACAACTCTGGAATGCCAGACTGGGCAAACCGTGCGCAAGTGATTGAACAACAAATGGAAAATCTATTAGGCAAAGATTATATTGACATTATTGTGTATGCAGGACCTTCAACAGGATTCCTTGGCGAAATCCGCCGTCCAGGTAAGTTTGCCTTTATGGAAGTGAACTGGGGTCCAGACTATGCGGATCCATCCACTTACACAGACCCATTTACTACAGGCGGAACATATAACAAACCAGAATTAGCAGAAGGATATACAGATACAAATGGCCAACCAATCTATGACAATATGGTCAACAAAGCAAAAGCAGCTATTGACCCGAAAGAGCGTTATCCATTATTTGCTGAAGCGGAAGCATTCTTAATTGAAGAAGCATTCGTTGTTCCATACAAAGTAGGTGGTTCAGGATATATTGCATCAAGATTGAATCCATTTGATGCACAATACTCTCAATTCGGCGTTTCCAACGAGAAATTCAAAGGCCGCAAATTGTTGGACAAACCAATGAACAACGAACAATTCAAAGAAGCAAAAGCACAGTGGGAAAAAGAACGTGCTCAAGCTTTAGCTGAAGCGAAATAA
- a CDS encoding ABC transporter permease encodes MIEYIWKRLLQSVVTLFIIVTAVFLLLRLLPEEGYLGAAADKMTPEQQEIYLTNLGLRDPILVQLGNFYIDLLRGDFGKSITYRTDVPVMDIISDKIMYSLTFGVAAVIVSILIGVPLGILMAQFKGRWLDRLGTGYIVFIVAVPSMVYFLLIQVYITDFFNLPMLFDEDRPITWVLPLISLSLGPIASYAMWMRRYMVDELNKDYIKLARAKGVKERTIMFRHVLRNAFIPLSQYLPATILLTITGSIYIESLYSIPGMGGLLVDAIQRQDNPLVQALVLIFSSLGIIGLFLGDVLMALVDPRIKFGKGESVR; translated from the coding sequence ATGATAGAGTATATCTGGAAAAGGCTTTTGCAGTCGGTAGTGACGCTATTTATTATTGTGACCGCGGTGTTTTTATTACTGCGTTTATTGCCTGAAGAAGGCTATTTAGGTGCTGCTGCTGATAAAATGACGCCGGAACAACAAGAAATTTATTTAACGAATTTAGGGCTGCGGGATCCAATACTCGTTCAATTAGGAAACTTTTACATAGATTTATTGAGAGGTGATTTTGGAAAATCCATTACCTACCGTACGGATGTACCTGTGATGGATATTATTTCAGATAAAATCATGTATTCTTTAACTTTTGGAGTGGCTGCGGTCATCGTTTCCATTCTCATTGGGGTTCCATTAGGGATTTTAATGGCCCAATTTAAAGGAAGATGGCTAGATCGACTAGGGACAGGCTATATTGTTTTTATTGTGGCAGTGCCTTCCATGGTTTATTTCTTGCTTATCCAAGTCTATATCACAGATTTTTTCAATTTGCCTATGTTGTTTGATGAAGATAGGCCAATTACTTGGGTTTTGCCGCTCATTTCATTATCTTTGGGGCCTATCGCTTCTTATGCCATGTGGATGAGACGTTATATGGTGGATGAATTAAATAAAGACTACATTAAATTGGCAAGAGCAAAAGGTGTTAAAGAGCGTACAATCATGTTTCGCCATGTATTAAGAAATGCCTTTATACCACTTTCTCAATATTTGCCAGCGACAATTTTATTAACAATAACGGGTTCAATTTATATTGAATCTCTATATTCCATTCCAGGAATGGGTGGCTTGCTTGTAGATGCCATCCAGCGTCAAGATAATCCCCTTGTTCAAGCACTTGTCTTGATCTTCTCATCTTTAGGGATCATCGGCCTATTTTTAGGTGATGTTTTAATGGCCCTCGTTGATCCTCGCATTAAATTTGGAAAAGGGGAGAGTGTTCGCTGA